In Halobacteriovorax marinus SJ, the following proteins share a genomic window:
- a CDS encoding DUF167 domain-containing protein → MSTSEVSNLEELFQSCKVQAYKIECSDSYLSFELNIWAKPGAKVEKSIVGDEGEIIIYIKERPIDGQANKAFIKYLAAQLSITKSSVSLSRGSKSRFKRFSFQFTFTDRKDFDYYFKKINLFLNND, encoded by the coding sequence TTGAGCACTAGTGAAGTTTCTAATCTAGAGGAGTTATTTCAATCCTGTAAAGTGCAGGCCTATAAGATTGAGTGTTCAGATTCTTATCTATCTTTTGAATTAAATATCTGGGCGAAGCCTGGAGCGAAAGTTGAAAAGAGTATTGTAGGTGATGAAGGGGAGATCATTATCTACATCAAAGAGAGGCCAATTGATGGACAAGCGAATAAGGCCTTTATTAAGTATCTGGCAGCACAGCTCTCCATTACAAAATCCTCTGTCTCACTTAGTAGAGGATCTAAATCGCGCTTTAAGAGATTTTCTTTTCAATTCACTTTTACAGATCGTAAAGACTTCGATTACTATTTTAAAAAGATAAACTTATTTTTGAATAATGATTAA